One Pseudomonadota bacterium DNA segment encodes these proteins:
- a CDS encoding YcbK family protein has translation MKYLFRKSCRLGLPFALIVLASSLCPSQSLCSEIPTHLRGDGTVTIHRPITGERATFRYRDEKGDYDDHAFDEIAHLFRCRLTSEEHPIDPQLIEILDSIEDHFSADEVRLISAFRSQERNAMMRKKGRRVAKGSLHMEGRAADIEVPGVSKIALRNFAHSLGQGGVGYYSKRSFVHVDSGEVRAWGFGPAKAGRRTRPAAAHK, from the coding sequence ATGAAATATCTCTTCAGAAAATCGTGCCGCCTCGGCCTGCCGTTCGCCTTGATCGTGCTGGCATCATCGCTTTGCCCCTCTCAATCGCTCTGTTCCGAGATCCCAACGCACCTGCGGGGCGACGGCACCGTCACCATTCACCGCCCGATCACGGGCGAACGGGCCACATTCCGCTACAGGGACGAAAAGGGGGATTATGACGACCATGCCTTTGACGAGATCGCTCATCTCTTCCGCTGCAGGCTCACCAGCGAGGAGCACCCCATAGACCCGCAGCTGATAGAGATCCTGGACTCCATCGAGGATCATTTCAGCGCCGACGAGGTCCGCCTCATCTCCGCGTTTCGGAGCCAGGAGAGAAACGCGATGATGAGGAAAAAAGGACGCAGGGTTGCCAAGGGGAGCCTGCACATGGAGGGGCGGGCGGCGGACATCGAGGTCCCGGGCGTCTCGAAAATCGCCCTCAGAAATTTCGCGCACTCGCTCGGCCAGGGCGGCGTCGGCTATTACAGCAAGCGCAGCTTCGTGCACGTCGATTCGGGTGAGGTCAGGGCCTGGGGCTTCGGGCCCGCAAAGGCCGGCAGGAGGACTCGGCCCGCCGCGGCACACAAGTAG
- a CDS encoding PTS sugar transporter subunit IIA, whose translation MNARYLKEVPLGDVLRPEQVLANMTNRSKKAAIEDLVDVLYKHKLVSNKAEAVARIMEREELCPTTLGGGVAIPHARLDVGERPSIAVGRHMGGLDFGSPDSGPVNLIVLVIWQPEQAGLFNRLFAGLVSKLADSHFKNRLMEEKGAGEIAAALADVKVDMLKGRATKCEADMLIALQCLEMKRRAKAKGLEGQIDLARAELSGSMLSRFDRLMEHFGEALVEAPDGICRGCNMQLSSGFASEMLRNADTVYVCERCGRFLIHHIG comes from the coding sequence ATGAACGCGCGATATCTGAAGGAAGTGCCGCTCGGAGATGTGCTCAGGCCCGAGCAGGTCCTGGCGAACATGACCAACCGCTCCAAGAAGGCCGCTATAGAGGACCTGGTCGACGTGCTTTACAAACATAAGCTCGTCTCCAACAAGGCCGAGGCGGTGGCCCGAATAATGGAGCGAGAGGAGCTCTGCCCCACGACCCTCGGCGGGGGAGTGGCGATACCGCACGCGAGGCTAGACGTGGGCGAGAGGCCCTCGATCGCGGTCGGCAGACACATGGGGGGCCTCGATTTCGGCTCCCCAGACTCGGGCCCTGTGAACCTCATAGTGCTCGTCATCTGGCAGCCCGAGCAGGCCGGCCTCTTCAACCGTCTCTTCGCAGGGCTCGTATCGAAGCTCGCGGACTCGCATTTCAAAAACAGGCTCATGGAGGAGAAGGGGGCCGGGGAGATCGCGGCCGCTCTCGCCGACGTGAAGGTGGACATGCTCAAGGGACGCGCTACCAAGTGCGAGGCGGACATGCTCATCGCGCTCCAGTGCCTGGAGATGAAGAGGCGCGCGAAAGCGAAGGGGCTGGAGGGCCAGATCGATCTGGCGCGCGCGGAGCTCTCGGGCAGCATGCTCTCGCGTTTCGACCGTCTCATGGAGCACTTCGGCGAGGCGCTGGTCGAGGCCCCAGACGGGATCTGTCGCGGCTGCAACATGCAGCTGTCGAGCGGGTTCGCCTCTGAGATGCTGCGCAACGCCGACACGGTCTACGTGTGCGAGCGCTGCGGCCGGTTTTTGATCCATCACATAGGTTAG
- the ispG gene encoding flavodoxin-dependent (E)-4-hydroxy-3-methylbut-2-enyl-diphosphate synthase, with protein sequence MRRKTRRISIGRVAVGDGAPVSVQSMTNTDTSDAEATLRQIERLADAGCEIVRLAVPDDAAAAALSEIRRRTDVPLVADIHFRHDLALAAVKAGVDGLRINPGNIGSPDRVAEVAAAAKARGIPIRVGVNAGSLEKDILARHAHPTPAALVESALRHVALLERVDFRDIKISVKASSVADTVSAYRMLSGKVDCPLHLGVTEAGTLLAGAIKSAMGIGTLLAEGLGDTIRVSLTADPVKEVRAGYEILANLGLRDRPYPEVISCPTCGRARIDVERLAEEVEGRLAGVRAPIRVAVMGCAVNGPGEAKEADVGVAGGDGKGVIIRGGKIIRTCPEGDLADELMKEIESLINRG encoded by the coding sequence ATGAGAAGAAAGACGCGCCGCATCTCAATAGGCAGGGTCGCGGTCGGCGACGGCGCGCCCGTTTCGGTCCAGTCGATGACCAACACCGACACCTCCGACGCGGAGGCGACCCTTCGGCAGATCGAGAGGCTGGCCGACGCGGGCTGCGAGATAGTGAGGCTCGCGGTGCCGGACGATGCGGCCGCCGCGGCGCTCTCCGAGATCAGGCGCCGCACCGATGTGCCGCTCGTGGCCGACATACACTTCAGGCACGACCTTGCGCTCGCCGCCGTGAAGGCGGGGGTGGACGGGCTCAGGATCAACCCGGGCAACATAGGATCCCCAGATCGCGTTGCCGAAGTGGCGGCCGCGGCAAAGGCGCGCGGCATACCGATACGCGTCGGCGTCAACGCCGGCTCCCTGGAGAAGGATATCCTCGCGAGGCATGCGCACCCCACCCCTGCCGCGCTGGTCGAATCGGCGCTCCGGCATGTGGCCCTGCTCGAGCGGGTCGATTTCAGGGACATAAAGATCTCGGTCAAGGCCTCGAGCGTCGCCGACACCGTCTCTGCCTACAGGATGCTCTCCGGGAAGGTGGATTGCCCGCTCCACCTCGGAGTCACCGAGGCGGGCACCCTGCTGGCAGGGGCCATCAAATCGGCGATGGGAATCGGGACGCTGCTTGCGGAGGGGCTCGGCGACACGATCAGGGTCTCGCTCACCGCAGACCCTGTGAAGGAGGTGCGCGCAGGCTACGAGATACTGGCGAACCTCGGCCTCAGGGACAGGCCTTACCCGGAGGTGATATCCTGTCCCACGTGCGGGAGGGCGAGGATCGACGTCGAGAGGCTGGCCGAGGAGGTGGAGGGGCGCCTCGCCGGCGTGAGGGCGCCGATACGGGTGGCGGTGATGGGCTGCGCGGTCAACGGCCCGGGAGAGGCCAAAGAGGCCGACGTGGGCGTGGCGGGCGGCGACGGCAAGGGGGTCATCATCAGGGGCGGAAAGATTATCCGAACCTGTCCTGAGGGGGATCTCGCCGACGAACTCATGAAGGAGATTGAATCGTTGATCAATAGGGGCTAA
- a CDS encoding proline--tRNA ligase, producing the protein MLYSRMLIPTLREAPADAEVESHKLMVRAGYIRKLAAGVYTYLPLCLRVLRKIERIVREEMNAAGAQELLLPVVMPAELWMETGRWQVYGKELLRFKDRHDRDFCIGPTHEEAITDLLRNEISSWRDLPKNCFQIQTKFRDEVRPRFGLMRGREFIMKDGYSFDRDEESSKAVYRAMYEAYRRIFIRCGLEYRPVEAMTGTIGGSMSHEFQVLAASGEDEIVACSKCEYAANVEKAELKPTGTRDSGPGTRKGQFKKVATPGKKTVEEVCEFLKVRPEQLVKTLIFDTDKGPVAGLVRGDHHLKESKLKEAIGAERCVMAEEHTVVEATGAPSGFAGPVGISIPVYADHAVASMADFVVGANAADAHLVGANLGDFAVSRFIDIRRAVAGDACPRCGAAMEEHRGIEVGQVFYLGTKYSEPMRACYTDEKGEARPMVMGCYGIGISRTAAAAIEQSHDERGIVWPLPIAPFHVEIVPLSAGGEVAEVAGKIHDELESRGVEVLMDDRDLRAGVKFADADLIGIPYRIVIGEKGLKDDMVEFKRRAGGEAERMGPAEAVERVAAVVREQKPARI; encoded by the coding sequence ATGCTATATTCACGGATGCTCATACCGACGCTGCGCGAGGCGCCGGCCGACGCCGAGGTCGAAAGCCACAAGCTCATGGTGCGCGCAGGCTACATCCGAAAGCTCGCGGCCGGCGTGTACACCTATCTCCCCCTGTGCCTCAGGGTGCTTCGCAAGATCGAGCGGATCGTGCGCGAGGAGATGAACGCGGCCGGGGCGCAGGAGCTCCTGCTGCCGGTGGTCATGCCGGCGGAGCTCTGGATGGAGACCGGCCGCTGGCAGGTCTACGGGAAGGAGCTGCTCCGCTTCAAGGACCGCCACGACCGCGACTTCTGCATCGGGCCCACGCACGAGGAGGCGATCACCGACCTTCTGCGCAACGAGATCAGCTCATGGCGCGACCTGCCCAAGAACTGCTTCCAGATTCAGACCAAATTCCGCGACGAGGTGCGCCCCCGCTTCGGGCTCATGCGGGGCCGCGAGTTCATAATGAAGGACGGGTACTCGTTCGACCGCGACGAGGAATCGTCCAAAGCCGTCTACCGCGCGATGTACGAGGCCTACAGGCGCATATTCATCCGCTGCGGCCTCGAGTACCGGCCGGTCGAGGCCATGACCGGCACGATCGGCGGCTCCATGTCGCACGAGTTCCAGGTCCTCGCCGCCTCGGGCGAGGACGAGATCGTCGCCTGCTCGAAGTGCGAGTACGCGGCAAACGTCGAGAAGGCGGAACTCAAACCGACCGGGACTCGGGACTCGGGACCCGGGACCCGGAAGGGCCAGTTCAAAAAAGTTGCGACGCCCGGCAAGAAGACGGTGGAGGAGGTCTGCGAGTTCCTCAAGGTCCGGCCCGAGCAGCTCGTGAAGACCCTCATATTCGACACCGACAAGGGGCCGGTGGCAGGGCTCGTGCGCGGCGACCACCACCTCAAGGAGTCCAAGCTCAAGGAGGCGATAGGCGCCGAGAGGTGCGTCATGGCCGAGGAGCACACGGTCGTCGAGGCGACCGGAGCCCCTTCGGGATTCGCGGGGCCAGTGGGCATCTCAATACCGGTCTACGCCGATCACGCGGTCGCTTCGATGGCTGACTTCGTGGTGGGCGCCAACGCAGCGGACGCTCACCTCGTGGGAGCGAACCTCGGCGACTTCGCTGTGAGCCGTTTCATCGACATAAGGCGCGCGGTAGCTGGTGACGCCTGCCCGCGCTGCGGCGCGGCCATGGAGGAGCACCGCGGGATAGAGGTGGGCCAGGTGTTCTACCTCGGCACGAAATACTCCGAGCCCATGAGGGCCTGCTACACAGACGAGAAGGGCGAGGCGAGGCCCATGGTGATGGGCTGCTACGGCATCGGCATAAGCCGCACCGCGGCCGCGGCCATTGAGCAGAGCCACGACGAGCGCGGCATCGTCTGGCCGCTCCCGATCGCCCCGTTCCACGTCGAGATCGTCCCGCTCTCCGCAGGCGGCGAAGTCGCCGAGGTCGCGGGCAAGATCCACGACGAGCTCGAGTCCCGCGGCGTGGAGGTCCTCATGGACGACCGCGACCTGCGGGCGGGGGTGAAATTTGCGGACGCCGATCTCATCGGCATCCCCTACAGGATCGTGATAGGCGAGAAGGGGCTCAAGGACGACATGGTCGAGTTCAAGCGGCGCGCCGGCGGCGAGGCGGAGAGGATGGGCCCGGCCGAGGCGGTGGAGAGGGTCGCAGCTGTGGTGAGAGAACAGAAACCCGCACGCATATAG
- the pyrF gene encoding orotidine-5'-phosphate decarboxylase has translation MTMKPRSNKDRVIVALMADQMKDAEKMVRLLKEEVHTFEVGIPTYTALGPDVIKMIHANGCRVFLDLKYHDIPSTVHKAVYFATKLGVASLNVHAVGGEEMLKSTIDAAREAAGSKAKMPTLLAVTVLTSMESLADIGVQFEVREQVVRLARLTQHCGLHGVIASPLEIAPIRKACGEKFLIVTTGVRPLGAAAQDQRRIASPVMAMAAGADFLVIGRPVVEARDPRAVVRQILKEIS, from the coding sequence ATGACGATGAAGCCGCGCTCCAACAAGGACAGGGTCATAGTCGCGCTCATGGCCGACCAGATGAAGGACGCAGAGAAGATGGTGCGTCTCCTCAAGGAGGAGGTGCACACCTTCGAGGTCGGCATCCCCACCTACACGGCGCTGGGTCCGGACGTCATCAAGATGATCCACGCCAACGGCTGCAGGGTCTTTCTGGACCTCAAGTACCACGACATCCCGTCCACGGTCCACAAGGCGGTCTATTTTGCGACCAAACTGGGCGTCGCCTCGCTCAACGTCCACGCGGTGGGCGGCGAGGAGATGCTCAAGAGCACGATCGATGCTGCCCGCGAGGCGGCCGGCTCCAAGGCGAAGATGCCCACGCTGCTGGCCGTGACCGTGCTCACGAGCATGGAGTCGCTCGCCGATATCGGCGTGCAGTTCGAGGTGCGCGAGCAGGTGGTGAGGCTCGCGAGGCTGACGCAGCACTGCGGGCTGCACGGCGTCATCGCGTCGCCGCTGGAGATAGCCCCCATACGCAAGGCCTGCGGCGAGAAGTTCCTCATCGTCACCACGGGCGTGAGACCTCTCGGCGCCGCGGCACAGGATCAGAGGCGCATCGCCTCGCCCGTCATGGCGATGGCCGCGGGCGCCGACTTCCTCGTGATCGGCCGTCCGGTCGTGGAGGCCCGCGACCCGCGGGCGGTCGTCCGCCAGATCCTCAAAGAGATATCTTAA
- a CDS encoding Mut7-C RNAse domain-containing protein, translated as MKLACDVMLGRLARWLRVSGHDVFYEGGIERSSLFRVAREEGRVIITRAGNWGELKAIPEYVVVSSDSLDEQLLELYRKLPGLDPLEGFLTRCVECNVPLEVIDRDAFREIIPPKAFDLAGRFSRCPSCGKILWEGTHVRRMKKRISDLARALGRELP; from the coding sequence ATGAAGCTCGCTTGCGATGTCATGCTCGGTCGTCTCGCCCGGTGGCTGCGCGTCAGCGGCCACGACGTCTTCTACGAAGGCGGAATCGAGCGCTCCTCCCTGTTTCGAGTCGCACGCGAGGAGGGGAGGGTGATAATCACGCGCGCCGGGAATTGGGGCGAGCTCAAGGCGATCCCCGAATACGTCGTCGTGTCCTCCGACTCTCTGGATGAGCAGCTGCTCGAACTCTACAGGAAATTGCCCGGCCTCGATCCCCTCGAGGGTTTCCTCACCAGGTGCGTGGAGTGCAACGTGCCGCTCGAGGTGATCGACAGGGACGCATTCAGGGAGATCATCCCTCCCAAGGCCTTCGACCTCGCCGGCCGATTCTCGCGCTGCCCATCCTGCGGCAAAATCCTCTGGGAGGGGACACACGTCCGGAGGATGAAAAAGAGGATATCAGACCTCGCCCGGGCCCTGGGGAGAGAACTCCCCTGA
- a CDS encoding PAS domain S-box protein — protein sequence MRKYGAKDSAGIRSQLAQRLKAEGRLRLLSSAVEQSSEGMAVSDLDGNLLFINHAFASMHDYGPEELKGKNLDILHAQGQVAAVKEANDVLLKYGVFAGEVWHARRDGTPFPAFMHNSMLRADDGTPIGMIATMRDVSDQKEAEEKLKQYSERLEQMVEERTRELDRVRADLFSSAKLAAMGRMGAGIAHQLNSPLCGGMLMVDSLMEDARDDPERWRKLSTLRRSLEGMRDVVECMLSLAMVGRRGQPAFLDVNINSMIRRILGFVSLQIQQERIDLHTSFDEAVPFIKARSGELDQIFLNLINNAIDAVDEGGRFEIATIYKDGAIQVEVSDNGRGIAPENLGRIFEPFFTTSQGRKGLGLGLSIVREIVENYGGTIEVTSETGKGSRFLVKIPLNNKIL from the coding sequence GTGAGAAAGTACGGCGCCAAAGATTCTGCGGGCATCCGCAGTCAGCTGGCCCAGAGGCTGAAGGCGGAGGGGAGGCTGAGGCTCCTCTCGAGCGCTGTCGAGCAGAGCAGCGAGGGGATGGCGGTCTCGGACCTCGACGGCAACCTGCTCTTCATCAACCACGCCTTTGCCTCCATGCACGACTACGGCCCCGAGGAGCTCAAGGGGAAGAATCTCGACATTCTTCACGCCCAGGGGCAGGTCGCAGCGGTGAAGGAGGCCAACGATGTGCTTCTGAAGTACGGCGTCTTCGCCGGGGAGGTCTGGCATGCGAGGCGCGACGGCACCCCGTTCCCGGCGTTCATGCACAACTCGATGCTTCGGGCCGACGACGGCACGCCCATTGGGATGATAGCCACCATGCGCGACGTCTCCGACCAGAAGGAGGCGGAGGAGAAGCTCAAACAATATTCGGAGAGGCTCGAGCAGATGGTCGAGGAGCGGACCAGGGAGCTCGACCGGGTGCGCGCCGACCTCTTCAGCTCCGCCAAACTCGCTGCCATGGGCCGCATGGGAGCTGGCATCGCGCATCAGCTCAACAGCCCGCTCTGCGGCGGCATGCTAATGGTCGACTCCCTGATGGAAGACGCCAGGGACGATCCGGAGCGGTGGAGGAAGCTCTCGACGCTGCGCCGGTCGCTTGAGGGCATGCGCGACGTGGTAGAGTGCATGCTCTCGCTCGCCATGGTCGGCAGGAGGGGGCAGCCGGCATTTCTCGATGTGAACATCAACAGCATGATCAGGAGGATACTCGGCTTCGTCTCTCTCCAGATACAGCAGGAGAGGATCGACCTCCACACATCCTTCGACGAGGCGGTGCCGTTCATAAAGGCGAGATCCGGCGAGCTGGACCAGATCTTTTTGAACCTCATAAACAACGCCATCGACGCGGTCGATGAGGGGGGGAGGTTCGAGATAGCGACCATATATAAGGATGGGGCGATCCAGGTTGAGGTCTCCGACAACGGCAGGGGGATCGCCCCGGAGAACCTGGGCAGGATATTCGAGCCGTTCTTCACCACGAGCCAGGGGCGCAAGGGGCTGGGCCTGGGGCTTTCGATCGTGCGGGAGATCGTGGAGAACTACGGAGGCACCATCGAGGTGACGAGCGAGACGGGCAAAGGGAGCAGATTTTTGGTGAAGATACCGCTGAACAATAAAATATTATAG
- a CDS encoding response regulator, whose protein sequence is MQKLKVLIVDDEQSICEGVAMILTKAGYLVSKAFSGEEAIRLVSSERFDLVLMDLIMPGMDGADACAEIKKISPETRFIGISGSPAGQRVERFVSVCGVDVFLYKPFGKKELLAAVEKMLS, encoded by the coding sequence ATGCAGAAGTTGAAGGTCCTGATAGTCGATGACGAACAGAGCATATGCGAGGGTGTTGCCATGATCCTCACGAAAGCCGGCTACCTGGTTTCAAAGGCCTTTTCGGGGGAGGAGGCCATACGCCTCGTTTCATCGGAGCGCTTCGACCTTGTGCTCATGGACCTCATAATGCCCGGGATGGACGGCGCCGATGCCTGCGCTGAGATCAAGAAGATCAGTCCCGAGACCAGGTTCATAGGCATCTCCGGTTCGCCGGCCGGCCAGCGCGTGGAGAGGTTCGTCAGCGTCTGCGGCGTCGATGTCTTCCTTTACAAGCCCTTCGGCAAAAAGGAGCTGCTCGCCGCGGTCGAGAAGATGCTCTCCTGA